The sequence atagcaccccctacaagtgtacatttaaaaaaatgacatcagttcggatatacgaacaccaatttggctcccatttgactcagacatctgtctcctacgcctacacctatttgtcaaaagaaactgaagtgtcgcaatacagcgccccctacaagtttttttaaaaaatttttcagtaaaattgcttcagttcggacatacaaacaccaatttggctcaaatttgactcagatgtctatctctcaggcctacacccatatatcagaaaaaaatgaaatttggcgctatagcaccccctacaattttacctctacgaaaattactttacttcagatatacgaacaccaatttggctcaaatttgactcagtggtacatctcgaaggcctacacccattcaatggaacaaattgaattttggctccataacgcccccgacagatttatttatacaaaaatttgttcagttcggacatacaaacactgatttgtctcaaatttgagtcagctgtcaatctcccaggcctacacccattcatcggaagacacaaaatttggggctagagcgccaccagctgaacgatgagcatacttctactggacgtgcccttggcgagggcctttagatgccgcttgcggctttaattttatttaaaaattaaaattgcttcagttcggacatataaacaccaatttggctaaaatttgactcagacgtctatctctcaggcctacacccatttatcagaaaaatttgaaatttggagctgtagcgccccctacaattttacctttatgaaaattactttacttcagacatacgaacaccaatttggctcaaatttgaatcagttgtcaatctcccaggcctacacccatttatcaaaagaaaatgccatttcgctcaatagcaccccctacaaatttacctgcacgaaaattgcattaattcggacatacgaacaccgatttggctcaaatttgactcagtggtacatctcacaggcctactcccattcaatggaagaaatttaattttagctgcatagcgccccctacagatttacttacacaacaatttctttagtttggacatacgaacaaagatctgcctcaaatttgaatcagttttcaatctcccaggcctacacccattcatcagaagacattgaaatttggtactagagtgccacctgctgaacgatggacatacttctactggacgtgcccgtggcgagggcctttagatgccgcttgcagctttaatttatatGTAGAACTGTTATTCCAAACCCCGCCTTACAATGAGTCCTCAATTTACTATGGCAGGGAGGATGTCTCTGATGAAGAACAGATGAAAATGAGCCTAAGTTTCATTGTCTTAAGTCCATTAGGCTAATTCCTTAAGATAATCTGTCTTCATAActcatttgcagaggatgtccctGCATTGACCTGataccaaccaatcagcatggttgttcaggaatttggtttgacccggACAGAGAGGTGATCTGATTAAGAGTTTTTAATCTGTCCTTTGTTCACTGACTGCATGTCATGAGGCTAcaggggcctggatactaaactgtccttcaggaacaggACAATTCtaaaagtagaatactgtgaatgcagaaggctgaagcagctcaCGCTGAACTGtaaatgcagaatgatgaagatgttgaataACTGAAGTCATctatgaaaatgactgaatactttgtggaaaagctggTGCATCTGTGAGTAACACTTCGGAGCTCCTGAGTAGAAGAGACATACAAGCAAGAATTGGACTtccagtttggtttcactttcattttcacgccagttactaaactacactacaaatGGACTTCATGAAGTTTGCTAGTTGTCTCATTTCAAATgtcactttgcacctgcaagttactgtctggaaaaaagaaatgcagggTTGCAAAGAGGATCTGCTCTTCAGTCATTAGGATGAGGGGTCGTATGGGACATTATTCAGAATTACCATGCCCACACGcatgtgaaatgcattcacacacacgtgaaaatgcacacacacacacacgaaacataaaaatacacatatgTAATGCATTCACGCATACATGTAAAAATGCACACATACTacggttgggaatcttagttgtaaggctgatACAATACGCATTTCAACACAGCATCtctgatccgatatattaaagatgcGTGTATGGCATCTCACGATGAGATgcaatacgattcacacccaaatcactatacagagcaattaagcacattctgattgaacacattcattctggaaaaaaaaatatgcactgcaattcaatgagcttgattagttatttatcaaataagaccatgactttttacaaagtggcttCAATATCAGAACacatgcctcacattcagtcaggtgaaaaaggtaggactttgtttccaaagttgtttctctgtatgtttctaacactcaacttcttgctcccttgccaaatcaatttgtaatgtaatgtatttgtaatgtaggtaaaacagaaaaaagctctgtcactttaagagatacctgcgcaaggtattctgaGATACACTGTtggatctgtatgacactgtttaaggaagtatctcggGTATGTACAGCAGTATTCAATGCAGTTGATAATAGTAAGAAGTACACGTTCAGAAACGACATGTGGTCACCTCCCTTCtaagtctgtcagattcagatacagacattacagtattcacTGGTGGCGcttgtgccacagtccatccatggagctcagactgtttagtgtgcagtgtacacatccatgAATCCGCAGCGCACAtcaacgtgggtctgaaggaaagaaaaactttacccaaatatatagtaacacttttaaatgcaagtaaaaatattttctattgaacggatcgaaTTTTATTGATATAAACATTCCATAACCAATGCATCACAATATCATTCCagacttttcattcactcgcagcttctctactggTGCACTCAGACTGTGTGTCGGCGTATCGATgcatatcggataatcttcccatccctaatgcatacacatataaatgcattcacacatacatgtgaaaatgcacacacacacatatgaaaatgcacacatacacatatgaaatgccACTTTCCTCCGACAAAAAGAGGAGTAGATGGCTGAAGTTGATAAGGTAAGTTGGATCTCAAATAATGAACAGTACAGCTTAGTGTAGGCTAGCGTcagtagctaacattagctactagTACTAGTGCTAAATGTTAGCTTATATAACGTCACTTGTCTATATGTAACTTTAAAGCAAAATTGTGTGTGTTGTCGGTTACGTTGTCAACTAACCATATGGTACTTATTCTAATTAAATGCTAACGTAGCTTTATTGCTAACACCTTTAAGTTCACTAGCTACTTGATCTCACTTATGCTGATTGCTTAAACTAGCTCTTATAACTAACTCAATTATCAGAGTTAGTTTAATGCCAGGTGGAAGTCTGACAGGAAAAGTTCAGGGGTCAATGAAAAAGAGGAGCTATGAGGTTGAAGTGAGAGCAAGTAGCTAGCGGACTTAAGGGTGCTGGCATTGGCAATAAAGCTAACGTAACTGTACCTGGGTAACATTAGCGTTTAATTAGCTATATTCAAATAAGTACCATGTGGTTAGTCGACAACATAACCAACACACATAATTTTGCTTTAAAATTACATATAGACAGGTAACATTATACAAGCTAACGTTTAGCACTAGAATtagtagctaatgttagctactgACGCTAGCCTACACTAAGCTGTATTTATCATCTTCGGACCCGTAGACAACTGCCTAGCAACATCCAGGCATATCTGCAGATTAAGGTAGAAGGACATCCCCGTGGAGCTGTGGAGCCGTTGCCAGCTTGACATGAGGGAAAAAGTCTTGTTAGGTGGTTGTCTACGGGTAAAACCGACTGTGACAAAGTAGTCGGTTGCTGGCTGTCTGTAGACCTATTTGTCAGAGTTGTCAGTGGGTGTGCAGTGGCCAACAAATTAGGGGGCAATGTCGCTGCTTCAGATAAATCATTTGCTGACATCAATACGAGGTGGGCCTGCAACTGTTTAATCTTCTGCTAGccgaataaaacaggaaatacacCAGTAAACAATATAAAACTGGGGGAGGGTATTCTGGTTTCCTCTCCTCTGCCTTCCTGTTCAAGTGAAATGCCTTCCTGTTCAAATGAGATGCCTTCCTGTTCAAGTGAAAAATATATGTTTGAGAGATTTCATGGGCCATGATACATTATTATGTTGCTGTCATGTTACTGAGGGATGAGGGTTACATAAACAAGTCTGCCACATGTGTAGTGGACAGTTGTAACAGAAGGTAAAAGGTTATTGCACTGATAAGACATAGACAGATAAATTCTGTGTGCTAGATTTTGTAGAAATAGCAAACACTTAGACAATATACTCAACAGTTTCCTACACAAGATCATTCTTTATTGTAACATATTTTGAGTGGAGGTGATTATATTATAATCCTGGCCTGATGGCACATGAAACATTTGCTttacaaattaataataaaaaagaatgtATTGAAATGCATGACAACAAAAACCCAAACCCTGTTTAAACCCTGTCTTTGAGATCAACCTCATAGATATTCTAATATTCAAGAACAATATATCAAAAGGGGATGTTGGAGGGTTGTTAGATTGAAATGAAGTGGTAATTGAATTCATAATCATGATAATATGTTAATTGTCTGAGACATACATTGTACAGCTGTATATGAGCATGATGTATCTGTGCTTATTTGGCTAACTGATGACATCTCTGATCTGCCTCAACCTCAGGAGGTATAGTTACTCCCCAGGGCATGCTGGGTAGGCAGTGAGCCAGCCATTCCCCCCAGCTGCTCCTGGGCTCTTCATCTCTCCCCTCTCCACTCTTTTTCActtcccacccccccaccacccagTCCAGCTCCTCTTTGTCTCCACTAGCCACCTCCCTCTCTTCCCTCAAAATCACGCTGTACCGCTTTCTGGaaactcctccccctcctcctcctccttgttctccTATCTTTACTCCATCTCCTGGACTACACTGACACTCCTCCATCACTTCCCTCCACCCCTCTATCTCCTCCTGTTTGCTTATCAGACGGTACAATGTCTTCTTGTACActcttctctcctccctctcaaCTCCTTCCTGTCTCatcactgctcctcctccttcttcttctcctttggaCTCCAGAGTTAGCCTTTCCCTCCCTACTTCACCTCTTTTACCTCCTTCCTCTTCATTACCCCTCTCAACACCTTCTCTTCCGTCTTTGGAGATGAACAGCACTGACCGATACAGCGCTAACACCCCTTCACTTCCTCCTCCGccttccttctcctccctcctggTGCATGTTATTAGCCTCAGTCTCTCCTTTCCTCCTGCCGTTCTCCTCTTTAATATTTTGTATGCCCCCCTATACAACAAAAACAGCCTCACTACAGTCATCACAGAGCATGCCGCTGACATTACACAAAGCAAGAGGTTACCTGCAAATAACCAAACGCAGAACACTCCTGCAGCTCTGGCTGTGGCTACCTTACTCTGCCACTTAAATTGTGTGATGTTATTGTTCACTGATGAAGTGGTTATAGGTGTGGTTACCTCAGTGGGTGGGTTTAGTACCATTACTTGTGTGGATGGTGTAGGGGTTTTAGCAACAAGGCTTTGCAGTGTAGTTGTGGTCCCACTGTCAGGCAGGTCAGTGGTTAGTTCTATGATTAGTGGTGTAGTGACACTAGAGGCTGGACTGGTAACTGTAGGGTTAGATGTAATAGTGACAGGAGTAAGTGGAGTCATGGGTTTGGATGTAGTAGATGTGATCGTGGGAGGGGGCGTAGTAGGTGTGGTAGTGGGAGGGGGTGTAGTAGATGTGGTTGAGGAAGGGGGTGCAGTAAGTGTGGTCGTTGTGACAACTGGCTCATTGTCTCCACGTGGACCGGAATCTGGCTGAGATGAGCACAGATCAGACTCCTCTAGGCTTATCACAAACTGACCCTGAAGCCTGTTGGGAGAGTCACACACCTGGAAACagatacagacaaaaacaaaatcaggTGCAGCGTCATGACCcacttttttggtttggtttggttgtcttctgtttcctcccctccccctctgtgATTGACCAGGTAATGGCACACACCAGGAGCTGATCTGCAATCAAGCTCTCCTGCTTATAAGCCCTGCAGCTCCTGTGCTGTGTGCCAGAATGTCTTTGCTTCCATGCTGGTAAGGTGGTTTCTCTCATTTTGGTGTACTTTGTATGGTGGTTTCCTGGTGCTTGGGTTTTTGTTAATTGAGTCTGTATCTGAGTTCAGACCGTTGCATATATCTACGTTTGGTTTACATCCTGTGATCTTTTcctggtgtgtgtgtttaagcTCCACACTCTGCTGTGTTTCAGGTCCGGTTCCCTTGGTTTAGTTCATGTTTATCTCCTGGTTCGGTGACGCCCTTGGTTCTCCTTTGTCAGAGTTTGTtttccttatatatatatatatatatatatatatatatatatgtatatgtatatatatatatatgtatgtatgtatgtatgtatgtatgtatgtatgtatgtatgtatgtatgtatgtatgtatgtatgtatgtatgtatgtatgtatgtatgtatgtatgtatgtatgtatgtatgtatgtgtgtacaaatAAATTTTAATTTGCATTCACACTTATTCGAGTCAGTCTATCGTTCACCACACGCTATTGGGTTCCACTTGTCTCAGATTGTAACATGCACAACCATCCATGTGGTTTGTCTCCACCATAAAGTTTATACAAAGAAAGACACCAAAATCCAAGTACAGGATGTGTAATAATATGGATCCGGTTTTTATTTTTCGAATAATTTCTTGTTTGTGCTGGAGAATAAATGTTTTTACACACTGGCAGCACACATAATAAATATTTTAAGGAAAACTAGTGTTTCTTTTAACTATTGCACTGTGACTAAAGGCATTGACCAATTATGGACATTATGTCAAAACAACCTGTTGATTTCTATTCATCCTGTTTTTTGTGACAAATTATATATAATATTCAGGAAATGTTATGGACTGAAGGACAAATCCATGGAGCAGCGCCACCAAACAACTGGATGATAAGGATTGTAGCATCAATGTCATAGGAATCAGATCCACTTTGCTCTGTGTCTGTTTATTTGGACAGTGCACACAGACTGCAGATGAGACACAACATGTGACAGTGACTCCATTACTTACCCCGATAAATGAGCCAATGTGCTGCAACTGATGGTTATTTTTCTCATTGTTAATAGTAATTGATTTTGTGTAAAGTATCTG comes from Sphaeramia orbicularis chromosome 18, fSphaOr1.1, whole genome shotgun sequence and encodes:
- the LOC115438220 gene encoding platelet glycoprotein Ib alpha chain-like, yielding MHLFVIILLYCAATVMAVPGCLSDRDKDHRLRRNCSGADFSEVPAGFEPKTQVLLFPNNIFSSLSWSSFKVFTNIYEIDLTSNKVPEVTPSAIPILPSLRVLRLGRNHLTTLSDGSFSACPALAELYLHDNAIRSLSDNSFSGLSKLEILDLSSNYILALPELMLHPLVTIETLYLESNKITVMPNDWFSKKEEVPYLYLSSNPWACSCSLDYLRRYLDNYEFNIYVRDGLIIRSDAESVVCDSPNRLQGQFVISLEESDLCSSQPDSGPRGDNEPVVTTTTLTAPPSSTTSTTPPPTTTPTTPPPTITSTTSKPMTPLTPVTITSNPTVTSPASSVTTPLIIELTTDLPDSGTTTTLQSLVAKTPTPSTQVMVLNPPTEVTTPITTSSVNNNITQFKWQSKVATARAAGVFCVWLFAGNLLLCVMSAACSVMTVVRLFLLYRGAYKILKRRTAGGKERLRLITCTRREEKEGGGGSEGVLALYRSVLFISKDGREGVERGNEEEGGKRGEVGRERLTLESKGEEEGGGAVMRQEGVEREERRVYKKTLYRLISKQEEIEGWREVMEECQCSPGDGVKIGEQGGGGGGGVSRKRYSVILREEREVASGDKEELDWVVGGWEVKKSGEGRDEEPRSSWGEWLAHCLPSMPWGVTIPPEVEADQRCHQLAK